One region of Quercus lobata isolate SW786 chromosome 2, ValleyOak3.0 Primary Assembly, whole genome shotgun sequence genomic DNA includes:
- the LOC115975514 gene encoding protein LIKE COV 2-like, whose translation MASTSTSTSTSCPLNDVVAANSPPNSPNSSSSTRKACYAVLQSWVSQKFITGCVVLFPVAVTFFITWWFIQFVDGFFSPTYARLGIDLFGLGFITSLIFVFFIGMFASSWVGATVFWIGEWFIKRMPFVKHIYSASKQISTAISPDQNTTAFKEVAIIRHPRVGEYAIGFITSFVVLQRS comes from the exons ATGGCATCGACATCGACATCGACATCGACGTCGTGTCCGCTGAACGACGTCGTCGCAGCAAATTCTCCCCCAAACTCCCCAAATTCCTCTTCCTCCACTCGCAAG GCTTGCTATGCTGTTCTCCAGAGTTGGGTCTCACAGAAGTTTATAACTGGATG TGTGGTTCTCTTTCCTGTTGCTGTTACATTCTTCATCACATGGTGGTTCATTCAGTTTGTTGATGGTTTCTTCAGTCCAACATATGCCAGGCTTGGCATTGACTTATTTG GCCTTGGATTTATTACATCACTAATTTTCGTATTCTTTATTGGTATGTTTGCTTCATCATGGGTGGGTGCCACTGTTTTTTGGATTGGAGAATGGTTTATAAAAAGAATGCCCTTTGTAAAGCACATTTACTCGGCCTCCAAACAGATTAGTACTGCTATTTCTCCAG ATCAAAATACCACAGCTTTTAAAGAGGTTGCAATCATCCGTCATCCTCGTGTTGGTGAATATGCAATTGGTTTTATCACATCCTTTGTAGTCCTTCAG AGATCATAA
- the LOC115963971 gene encoding uncharacterized protein LOC115963971, producing MFYKFFKARFFPTSSVLESGVKSNGSYAWQSILKAREVVKQGAYWRIGDGASVQIRGDKCLPDMSTKHVISPQKNLPMNAKVCALIDEDGPRWITERVTQEFFPHEAQQILGIPLSSNQVLNLLIWVGTKSGKYTTKSAYKMLMSKPDLSTPSPSDTSAQTSCWKRIWYLNVSNKIKHFLWRACRESLPTKKNLLARNVTRNALCKWCNEEVEDSVHALWGCQVLKEVWWEEEILRNHLSMHFVDCRDLWIGITNLEEPNLAERFAFVAWSIWNKRNASGMHGTSLPFHLLY from the coding sequence ATGTTCTACAAATTCTTCAAAGCAAGGTTTTTCCCTACGAGCTCGGTTCTTGAAAGTGGGGTAAAATCCAATGGGTCATATGCTTGGCAAAGCATTCTCAAGGCAAGGGAGGTGGTTAAGCAAGGAGCATATTGGCGGATTGGGGATGGTGCTTCAGTGCAAATTAGGGGTGACAAGTGCCTACCTGACATGTCAACAAAACATGTCATCTCTCCCCAAAAAAACCTCCCTATGAATGCAAAGGTATGTGCTCTTATTGATGAGGATGGCCCAAGGTGGATTACAGAGCGAGTAACTCAGGAATTCTTTCCCCATGAAGCCCAACAAATTCTGGGCATCCCACTAAGCTCAAACCAGGTCCTTAACCTTCTCATTTGGGTTGGCACAAAATCAGGGAAATACACGACCAAGAGTGCGTACAAAATGCTGATGTCTAAGCCGGATTTGTCCACTCCTAGCCCATCTGATACTTCGGCCCAAACAAGTTGCTGGAAAAGAATTTGGTACTTGaatgtttcaaataaaatcaaGCACTTCCTATGGAGAGCTTGCCGTGAGTCACTTCCTACCAAAAAGAATCTGCTAGCCAGGAATGTCACAAGGAATGCACTATGCAAATGGTGCAATGAGGAAGTTGAGGACTCTGTTCATGCCTTGTGGGGCTGCCAAGTACTCAAAGAGGTCTGGTGGGAAGAAGAAATCCTTAGAAACCACCTCTCCATGCACTTCGTGGACTGTAGAGATCTATGGATTGGTATCACAAACTTAGAAGAACCAAACTTGGCTGAACGGTTTGCCTTTGTCGCCTGGAGTATTTGGAACAAAAGAAATGCCTCAGGAATGCATGGAACGTCCCTTCCATTTCATCTGCTGTACTAG